From Candidatus Binataceae bacterium:
GGCAGCGCGGAATTGATTCCGACCGGCCTGTCGATTTACATCGCCGACCACGGCCTGGCCGCTATGTTGTTGCCCCGATCGGGCCTCGGCCATAAGAATGGCATCGTGCTCGGCAATTTGGTGGGCTTGATCGATTCCGATTATCAGGGCCCCTTGATGGTCTCGACCTGGAATCGCGGTACACAGCCCTTTACCATCAACCCCGGCGATCGGATTGCGCAGATGGTCATCGTGCCGGTGGTGCAAGTGGCGTTCGAAGTGGTCGAGGATTTTTCGGCGACCGCGCGCGGCAGCGGTGGTTTCGGCAGTTCCGGACACAGCTGAAGTTGTCAGATCTCGTCAGGGAAGTGAGACGTCGATGAAAAGTTACAACGCCATCGGATTCGCGATACTCCTGCTCAGTGTCGCGGCAGCGGCACTGTTCGCGCCTGCGGCTCTCGGTCCATGGACCGGCGCCGGTATCGGGATCCTGTACATCCTCTTCGTTTGGTTTC
This genomic window contains:
- the dut gene encoding dUTP diphosphatase, producing the protein MQRTIKLRILDPRIGREFPLPQHATAGSAGMDLRACIDAPLLLPPGSAELIPTGLSIYIADHGLAAMLLPRSGLGHKNGIVLGNLVGLIDSDYQGPLMVSTWNRGTQPFTINPGDRIAQMVIVPVVQVAFEVVEDFSATARGSGGFGSSGHS